The following are encoded together in the Pseudomonas sediminis genome:
- a CDS encoding BatD family protein — MKRLVFLLLLVLAGQAHAEAFFASVDRTRLSEGETVVLTLESTDPTRFGRPDLSPLEKDFEVLGSRQVNRLSSIGDAPRASTRWILTLQPRRNGEVTIPAIRLEDAETLPITLNVEAAVSAGDGEQLAPVFIDASLDQDNVYVQAQSVLTLRIYHSVSMYDDSSLTPLRLPDARVEQLGEPRTYEKSIGGVLHGVIELQYAIYPQRSGELVIPGQTFSATLVDRSRSTDFLPFGPRTGKVSRVKSPDIPLLVKPKPADYPPDAPWLPARALGLAETWNPQPEQSQVGDSLTRRLILKVDGLSSAQLPPLPATQVDGLRRYPDQPQMSDQKSETGIIGTREEREALVPNRSGSFDLPPLEVLWWNTQTDTLERTTLSARTLKVAANPQLQNDEQPNTPMVTTQVIEGPNLWPWQLACALLSVTTLLGFGLWWHARRQPAIQRAAQSGPSPRTLLDDIKRACQAGDAQATRHALDAWARQQPETLADMAARYVPLSDALDGLNGALYSEVGQQWQGEELWKAIRNLPATQEPSTAPQESSALPPLYPR; from the coding sequence ATGAAGCGTCTGGTCTTCCTGCTTCTTCTAGTGCTCGCGGGGCAGGCCCATGCCGAAGCCTTTTTCGCCAGCGTCGACCGCACTCGCCTGAGCGAAGGCGAAACCGTGGTACTGACGCTGGAGTCGACTGACCCGACCCGCTTCGGTCGACCCGACCTGAGCCCGCTGGAGAAAGACTTCGAGGTACTTGGCAGTCGCCAGGTCAACCGTCTGAGCAGCATCGGCGATGCACCGCGCGCCAGCACTCGCTGGATCCTCACCCTGCAGCCGCGCCGCAACGGCGAGGTGACAATCCCGGCAATCCGCCTTGAAGACGCCGAAACCCTGCCAATCACGCTGAATGTCGAGGCAGCCGTCAGCGCAGGCGATGGCGAACAACTGGCACCGGTATTCATCGATGCCAGCCTCGATCAGGACAACGTCTACGTCCAGGCTCAGTCGGTGCTGACCCTGCGCATCTACCACTCGGTGTCTATGTACGACGACAGCAGCCTGACGCCGCTGCGGTTGCCCGATGCCCGCGTCGAACAACTGGGCGAACCGCGCACTTACGAAAAGAGCATCGGCGGCGTGCTGCACGGCGTGATCGAACTGCAGTACGCCATCTACCCGCAACGCAGCGGCGAGCTGGTGATTCCCGGACAGACCTTCAGCGCCACCCTGGTCGACCGCTCGCGCAGTACCGACTTCCTGCCATTCGGGCCGCGCACCGGCAAGGTCTCACGGGTCAAGTCCCCCGACATTCCGCTGCTGGTCAAACCCAAGCCGGCTGACTACCCGCCTGACGCGCCCTGGCTGCCTGCACGTGCACTGGGCCTGGCGGAAACCTGGAACCCGCAACCGGAGCAGAGCCAGGTCGGCGACTCACTGACCCGCCGCCTGATTCTCAAGGTCGACGGACTTTCCAGTGCCCAGCTGCCGCCATTGCCGGCGACCCAGGTCGATGGCCTGCGCCGCTACCCGGATCAGCCGCAGATGAGCGACCAGAAGAGCGAAACGGGCATCATCGGCACCCGCGAGGAACGCGAGGCGCTGGTGCCCAATCGCAGCGGCAGTTTCGACCTGCCGCCTCTGGAAGTGCTGTGGTGGAACACCCAGACCGACACACTGGAGCGCACCACCCTCTCCGCCCGCACGTTGAAGGTCGCGGCAAACCCGCAACTGCAGAACGATGAACAACCCAATACACCGATGGTGACGACCCAGGTGATCGAGGGGCCGAACCTGTGGCCCTGGCAGTTGGCCTGCGCGCTCTTGAGCGTAACCACGCTGCTCGGCTTCGGCTTGTGGTGGCATGCCCGCCGGCAACCGGCGATCCAGCGCGCGGCACAGAGCGGCCCCAGCCCGCGCACGCTGCTCGACGACATCAAGCGGGCCTGCCAGGCCGGCGATGCCCAGGCCACGCGCCATGCACTCGACGCCTGGGCCCGTCAGCAACCGGAAACCCTCGCCGATATGGCCGCACGCTACGTGCCGCTGTCTGACGCCCTGGACGGTCTTAATGGCGCGCTGTACAGCGAAGTTGGCCAACAGTGGCAAGGCGAGGAGCTGTGGAAGGCGATTCGCAACCTGCCCGCCACACAGGAACCAAGCACTGCGCCGCAGGAAAGCAGCGCGCTGCCGCCGCTGTATCCACGCTAG
- a CDS encoding efflux RND transporter permease subunit yields the protein MTKHQQQPASFLERLIFNNRPAVILICLLISIFLFYQAAQVRPQTSFEKMIPLGHPYIQKMLEHRNDLANLGNTVRISVEATDGDIFSKEYMETLRQINDEAFYIPGVDRSGLKSLWSPSVRWTEVTEEGFAGGEVIPQTYDGSADSLEDLRSNILKSGQIGRLVANNFKSSIVDIPLLESYPDPNDQSKLIKLDYQKFSHELEDKIRQKYEAQNPNVKVHIIGFAKKVGDLIDGLIGVALFFAVAIGITFVLLLWFTHCVKSTLAVLVTTLVAVIWQLGLLHTLGFGLDPYSMLVPFLVFAIGISHGVQKINGIAMASGEATDALSAARMAFRQLFIPGLVALLSDAVGFVTLLLIDIGVIRELAIGASMGVAVIILTNLILLPVVISYIGIGNRAVKKSREEAAKDHPVWRAISNFAHPMVAPISVVVAVVALAGGVWYGQNLKIGDLDQGAPELHPDSRYNLDNDFVIRNYSTSSDVLVVMIKTGPEGCSTYDSLAAMDELMWKMENTEGVQSAISMVTVSKQVIKGMNEGNLKWETLSRNQDVLNNSIARAEGLYNADCSVAPVLVFLEDHKAETLSRAVAAAEEFSAQHTTDDLQVVLAAGNAGIEAATNEVIAESETTMLIAVYAAVSIMCLLTFRSLAATLCVILPLVLTSVLGNALMAFMGIGVKVATLPVIALGVGIGVDYGIYIYSRLETYLRQGMPLQEAYYETLKSTGKAVLFTGVCLAIGVATWIFSAIKFQADMGLMLTFMFLWNMIGAIWLLPALARFLINTEKMRAKA from the coding sequence ATGACCAAGCACCAACAACAGCCTGCTTCCTTCCTTGAACGGCTGATTTTCAACAATCGCCCGGCGGTGATCCTGATCTGCCTGCTGATCAGCATCTTCCTGTTCTATCAGGCTGCCCAGGTACGCCCGCAGACCAGTTTCGAGAAGATGATTCCGCTGGGGCACCCCTATATTCAGAAGATGCTCGAACACCGTAATGACCTGGCCAACCTGGGTAACACGGTGCGCATCTCGGTGGAAGCCACCGATGGTGACATCTTCAGCAAGGAATACATGGAAACGCTGCGGCAGATCAATGACGAGGCGTTCTACATTCCTGGCGTCGACCGCTCCGGTCTGAAGTCGCTGTGGAGTCCGAGCGTGCGCTGGACCGAAGTGACCGAAGAGGGCTTCGCCGGCGGCGAAGTGATCCCGCAGACCTACGACGGTTCTGCAGACAGCCTTGAGGATCTGCGTAGCAACATCCTCAAGTCCGGTCAGATCGGTCGCCTGGTGGCGAACAACTTCAAGTCCAGCATCGTCGATATTCCGCTGCTCGAGTCCTACCCGGACCCGAATGATCAGAGCAAGCTGATCAAGCTGGACTACCAGAAGTTCTCTCACGAGCTTGAAGACAAGATTCGCCAGAAGTACGAGGCGCAGAATCCCAACGTCAAGGTGCATATCATCGGCTTCGCCAAGAAGGTCGGTGATCTCATCGATGGCCTGATCGGTGTGGCGCTGTTCTTTGCCGTGGCCATTGGCATCACCTTCGTGCTGCTGCTGTGGTTCACCCACTGCGTCAAGAGCACCTTGGCGGTGCTGGTCACCACGCTGGTCGCGGTGATCTGGCAGCTGGGCTTGCTGCACACCCTGGGCTTCGGTCTCGATCCCTATTCGATGCTGGTGCCATTCCTGGTATTTGCCATCGGCATCTCCCATGGCGTGCAGAAGATCAACGGCATCGCCATGGCATCGGGTGAGGCGACCGATGCACTCTCCGCCGCGCGCATGGCGTTCCGCCAACTGTTCATCCCGGGGCTGGTGGCGCTGCTGTCCGACGCAGTTGGCTTCGTTACCCTGCTGCTGATCGATATCGGCGTGATCCGCGAACTGGCCATCGGCGCATCGATGGGTGTGGCGGTGATCATCCTCACCAACCTGATCCTGCTGCCGGTCGTGATTTCCTATATCGGTATCGGCAACCGTGCGGTGAAGAAGAGCCGCGAGGAGGCTGCCAAGGATCATCCGGTCTGGCGCGCCATTTCCAACTTCGCCCATCCGATGGTGGCACCGATCTCCGTTGTCGTTGCCGTGGTGGCGCTGGCTGGTGGTGTCTGGTACGGGCAGAACCTGAAGATCGGCGACCTCGATCAGGGCGCGCCGGAACTGCATCCGGACTCGCGCTACAACCTGGACAATGACTTCGTCATCCGCAACTACTCGACCAGTTCCGACGTGCTGGTAGTCATGATCAAGACCGGCCCCGAAGGCTGCTCTACCTATGACAGCCTGGCCGCCATGGACGAGCTGATGTGGAAGATGGAGAACACCGAGGGCGTGCAGTCGGCCATCTCCATGGTCACCGTGTCCAAGCAGGTGATCAAGGGCATGAACGAGGGCAACCTGAAATGGGAAACCCTGTCGCGTAACCAGGACGTACTGAACAACTCCATTGCCCGTGCCGAAGGCCTGTACAACGCCGACTGCTCGGTGGCGCCGGTGCTGGTGTTCCTCGAAGACCACAAGGCCGAGACCCTGTCGCGCGCCGTGGCTGCGGCTGAAGAGTTCTCTGCGCAGCACACCACTGACGACCTTCAGGTGGTACTGGCTGCCGGTAACGCCGGTATCGAAGCCGCGACCAACGAGGTAATCGCCGAGTCCGAGACCACCATGCTGATCGCCGTCTACGCGGCGGTGAGCATCATGTGTCTGCTGACCTTCCGCTCGCTGGCTGCGACCCTCTGCGTGATCCTGCCACTGGTGTTGACCTCGGTGCTGGGTAACGCGCTGATGGCTTTCATGGGTATCGGTGTGAAGGTCGCCACGCTGCCGGTGATCGCATTGGGTGTGGGTATCGGTGTCGACTATGGCATCTACATCTACAGCCGTCTGGAGACTTACCTGCGCCAGGGTATGCCGCTGCAGGAAGCCTACTACGAGACGCTGAAGTCTACCGGTAAGGCGGTACTGTTCACCGGCGTTTGCCTGGCCATCGGTGTGGCGACCTGGATCTTCTCGGCGATCAAGTTCCAGGCCGACATGGGCTTGATGCTGACCTTCATGTTCCTGTGGAACATGATCGGTGCGATCTGGCTGCTGCCGGCCCTGGCTCGTTTCCTGATCAACACCGAGAAAATGCGCGCCAAGGCTTGA